The region TATCTGATCCGTGTTAAGAACGAAAGTGAACCGTTTCCTGCGTATTGCGAGCAAGAGAAGTTTGGTGGAGGCTGGCTAGTATTCCAGTACCGATACGATGGATCGGTAGATTTTTATCGTAATTGGACTGAATTCAAGAATGGCTTTggagatttaaaaaaagagtTTTGGTTGGGGCTGGAAAAATTGCACCAACTAACGTCGATCCGTCCGTATGAATTGATAGTGGAGCTGAAAGACTTTAACAGCACTTATAAATATGCTCGGTTCGACAGGTTTGAGAtcggaagcgaaagcgagcAGTATAGCCTCAAAACTCTCGGAAAGTATAGTGGAACCGCTGGTGACTCATTGGAGTATCATAAGGAGATGAAGTTCTCGACGGCGGATCGCGATCATGATAAATCCAGTGGAAATTGTGCTAACATTTACGAAGGCGCCTGGTGGCACAAAGATGGTCATTATTCACATTTGAACGGAAGATATCTTAACGCTGAAAATAATAAAGCAATGGGTTGGTACCATTTCAATAATAAACATCAAGGAATGAGCCATTCAAGAATGATGATTCGCCCAGTAAAGGAGAGATTGTCGTGAAACTAAATGTTATTCATAAATTAACGaacaccaaacacatacatgtatccatttatttataaataaaaatatattatttcgcaaacaaaatcatttaCCTGTTTTGGTTGGGGTTTACATTTAAAGTCTATACATTCG is a window of Anopheles aquasalis chromosome 2, idAnoAquaMG_Q_19, whole genome shotgun sequence DNA encoding:
- the LOC126576879 gene encoding microfibril-associated glycoprotein 4-like, with amino-acid sequence MPKQNQSVIDLEPTLFSENSSLKLPKKDCVTAATEVSSSTMITTTPKIEPPYSSCKDLVSNVSGIYLIRVKNESEPFPAYCEQEKFGGGWLVFQYRYDGSVDFYRNWTEFKNGFGDLKKEFWLGLEKLHQLTSIRPYELIVELKDFNSTYKYARFDRFEIGSESEQYSLKTLGKYSGTAGDSLEYHKEMKFSTADRDHDKSSGNCANIYEGAWWHKDGHYSHLNGRYLNAENNKAMGWYHFNNKHQGMSHSRMMIRPLPRASEREKLRTVARQRRTAATAAAVTPVSSY